CGGGCCTAAGATCATCAATCCATTTGGTACAAACGGGCCTTATGGGCCTAATATATCTGGGAAAAGTAGGAAACGACGTTAATTTGTAGTAAGCGGAAAAAGAAAGTCGACCGACGACGTCGCGTTGAAGTCAgttagagaagagaagagaagagtggttaataataaatttaaaggGAAGCACGAGTTTTGACGTTACTCTCTAAACTCTATAGATCCAAGAAACTCTCACACTTCGTTGATCTTTCATCTTCGCCGCCGGATTTAGAAGTTTTACTTCTGCTCATCAAACTTTTCcaggtttttaatttttcttttttttttcttgatttttccGCCGTTTTGTTTCCATATACATGTGATCTTCGATGAttatgctgtttttttttttcttgtatgttTGGATTCTTTAGAGTACAAATTGAGCTTCTTGATCTTAAATGTTTAATTGAATTAAGGTTAGGTTTGGAAGCAGATAGAAGAAGAATGGGGAGATCATCGCCAAGGAGAGGGCAGAGATCAAAGGGATTCAAGGTCAAACACTGTCTTCAGTTCACTCTCTTGCTCGCTGTTGGCATATGGCTGCTTTATCAGCTCAAGCATTCTCATGATGATGACAAGAAGGCTGTGTTTGATGAGAGTGCTGCAAAGACTGAAGTGGTGAAGATGGGAAGGAAAGATCTTAAGTTTAACCCTCGAGTTGAGGGGACTAAGAAGAATGATGAAGTGATCAAGAGTGAAGAGATTTTAGAGAGGGAGGAGGAGAGAGGCGAGGAGAATGTGGTAGAAGGGGGTAATGATAAGGAAACTCAAGGAACAGGGAATGAAGAAAGCGAGAGTGCGAGTGATGATGAGAGTGATGAAGAAGCTAGAGAGAAGAATTACAAGGGTGATGATGCTTCCAGTGAGATGGAGGAGAAGGGTGTAAAAGTGGGAGTGGAGGAAGAGAGTAAGGGTAACAACACTACTGAGACTGTCAGTTTCCATGAAGACGAGTCTGGTCCAAAGACTGAACAGCTAGTTAAAGATTCTCttattaataataatgtttCTTCCAACACAACCGAGGAGACtggtggtgatgatgataaGCAACAAGAGACCAAGAATGAGTCGGAGGAGAACGCTAGTTTATCAGGAGGTAACAACGAGTCTGATGAAACAATAACTAAGAGTGTCGTGTTGGAGAAGGGGTTCTCTGATTCTAATGGCGAATTGCCTGAGAGTAACCAGTCAACTACTTCCAATGCAACTGAAAAGACCACTGGTTATCAGGAAACCAAAAAC
The sequence above is drawn from the Brassica napus cultivar Da-Ae chromosome A8, Da-Ae, whole genome shotgun sequence genome and encodes:
- the LOC106361392 gene encoding DNA ligase 1; this translates as MGRSSPRRGQRSKGFKVKHCLQFTLLLAVGIWLLYQLKHSHDDDKKAVFDESAAKTEVVKMGRKDLKFNPRVEGTKKNDEVIKSEEILEREEERGEENVVEGGNDKETQGTGNEESESASDDESDEEAREKNYKGDDASSEMEEKGVKVGVEEESKGNNTTETVSFHEDESGPKTEQLVKDSLINNNVSSNTTEETGGDDDKQQETKNESEENASLSGGNNESDETITKSVVLEKGFSDSNGELPESNQSTTSNATEKTTGYQETKNEVEEQEKTQSSQLSSEVESKSKEEEPQEKKKEDSSSQEESKEEEPHNKEKKEPSAQEEKEKGEASSQEENENKETENIEKVESLSQEENESKETENKEKVEASSQEENESKETEKREKEESSESQHTVNANSEKKIKQVKSTDPSDTQEKRDEQETDGSKSHSGNEQSKSASDDVKETENDTSKTESDKEKSNKTGVTEESQSDQEHTKDARTDLKTQPESNNGFTSDKVAAE